Proteins co-encoded in one Longimicrobiales bacterium genomic window:
- a CDS encoding sigma-54 dependent transcriptional regulator, whose product MSERILIVDDVAAMAEQYAYDLRRLGGYRTRTVASGRDAIAALVEEDVDCMILDLEMPGMDGFEVLRTMRERGLDVPVIVYTGTGDFDRCVQAVRLGAWGFIDKAEPMQRVVQEVRNALERGRLEGEVKRLRARVEGESSLIGDGSAMRRLHDEIRRLAPIPSPVLILGESGSGKELVARDLHRLGTEPKAPFVALNCAALPESLVESELFGHEKGAFTGADRARRGAFELAGRGTLFLDEIGELPPAAQAKLLRALEAREITRLGAERTTPVEARVVAATHRDLEADVAAKRFRQDLYYRLNVHVLRVPALRERSSDVPLLVDHFLRSICERFGMRTKRIDDEALALLQRYDWRRNNVRELRNIVERLVIAADDDLILAEHVPPEIVAPEGSESPTLQARRAEAERQIIVDALDRNGWHITNTARELGLADHASLLKVMRRLRIERS is encoded by the coding sequence GTGAGCGAACGCATCCTGATCGTAGACGACGTCGCCGCGATGGCCGAGCAGTACGCATACGACCTGCGCCGCCTCGGGGGCTACCGCACCCGTACCGTCGCCAGCGGCCGGGATGCGATCGCTGCGCTGGTCGAGGAGGACGTCGACTGCATGATCCTGGACCTCGAGATGCCGGGCATGGACGGGTTCGAGGTGCTGCGCACCATGCGCGAGCGCGGCCTGGACGTGCCCGTCATCGTCTATACCGGGACCGGCGACTTCGACCGCTGTGTGCAGGCGGTGCGGCTGGGCGCCTGGGGCTTCATCGACAAGGCCGAGCCGATGCAGCGTGTCGTGCAGGAGGTGCGCAACGCCCTCGAGCGCGGCCGGCTCGAAGGCGAGGTCAAGCGGTTGCGGGCGCGCGTGGAGGGGGAGAGTTCGCTGATCGGAGACGGCAGCGCCATGCGACGTCTGCACGACGAGATCCGTCGCCTCGCACCGATCCCCAGTCCCGTCCTCATCCTCGGCGAAAGCGGATCCGGCAAGGAGCTCGTCGCCCGCGACCTGCATCGCCTCGGCACCGAGCCGAAGGCGCCGTTCGTCGCATTGAACTGCGCGGCCCTGCCCGAGTCCCTCGTGGAAAGCGAGCTGTTCGGCCATGAGAAGGGCGCCTTCACCGGCGCGGACCGCGCGCGCCGCGGTGCGTTCGAGCTCGCCGGGCGGGGTACGCTCTTCCTGGACGAGATCGGAGAGCTGCCGCCCGCCGCACAGGCAAAGCTGCTGCGCGCGCTCGAGGCCCGCGAGATCACCCGGCTCGGCGCCGAACGAACCACGCCGGTCGAAGCGCGCGTCGTCGCCGCCACGCATCGTGACCTCGAGGCCGACGTCGCCGCAAAGCGATTCCGCCAGGACCTCTACTACCGCCTCAACGTGCACGTGCTGCGCGTACCCGCGCTGCGCGAGCGCTCGAGCGACGTCCCCCTCCTCGTCGATCATTTCCTGCGTTCCATCTGTGAGCGCTTCGGCATGCGCACGAAGCGGATCGACGACGAGGCACTCGCTCTCCTCCAGCGCTACGACTGGCGTCGCAACAACGTTCGCGAGCTGCGCAACATCGTCGAGCGGCTCGTCATCGCCGCGGACGACGACCTCATCCTCGCCGAGCACGTGCCGCCCGAGATCGTTGCCCCGGAAGGAAGCGAGTCGCCCACGTTGCAGGCGCGCCGCGCGGAGGCAGAGCGGCAGATCATCGTCGATGCACTCGACCGCAACGGGTGGCACATCACGAATACCGCCCGCGAGCTGGGACTGGCGGATCATGCAAGTTTGCTGAAGGTCATGCGGCGACTTCGCATCGAGCGGTCGTGA